A region from the Musa acuminata AAA Group cultivar baxijiao chromosome BXJ1-10, Cavendish_Baxijiao_AAA, whole genome shotgun sequence genome encodes:
- the LOC104000567 gene encoding uncharacterized protein At4g13230-like, with protein sequence MASTALAKFGPPVSAIARRSPTSLRLLVTAASRPSQGSVVEDAARSVNEEVTVAGGQANKTTESRGIAGASASQVAGIGNRAAEMAQDAWQSAKETTKKAANFVAGRAADTKESIKDDANAVKRAMNAEKNS encoded by the exons ATGGCAAGCACAGCCCTCGCTAAGTTCGGCCCTCCTGTGTCGGCCATTGCGAGGAGAAGCCCGACGAGCTTGCGACTTCTGGTCACTGCTGCTTCCCGACCTTCTCAG GGGAGTGTGGTAGAGGACGCGGCGAGGTCCGTGAACGAGGAGGTGACCGTGGCCGGCGGGCAGGCGAACAAAACTACTGAGAGTCGAGGCATCGCCGGTGCATCAGCCAGCCAA GTGGCTGGTATCGGAAATAGAGCAGCAGAGATGGCCCAAGACGCATGGCAGTCGGCGAAGGAAACCACGAAGAAGGCGGCGAACTTTGTCGCAGGGCGTGCGGCAGACACGAAGGAGAGCATCAAAGACGACGCTAATGCCGTCAAGCGCGCCATGAACGCCGAGAAGAACAGCTAA
- the LOC135595404 gene encoding heterogeneous nuclear ribonucleoprotein 1-like: MDSDEGKLFIGGISWETTEDKLKDHFGNYGEVLDAVIMRDKVTGRPRGFGFVVFADPALLDRVLQDNHTIDGRTVDAKRALSREEQQMSARSGNTTSGNPTSGRSAGAGAGANIRTKKIFVGGLPPTLTEDGFRQYFESFGTVTDAVVMYDQNTHRPRGFGFISFDSEDTVDKVLQKTFHDLNGKPVEVKRALPKDANPNTGSGRSMGGGSHQSYGGSSGNAGSYDGRPDANRYMQPQAPAYSSSAYGAPGYGYGTANSGVGYAGYGVGGYGSAGAGYSGPAGAYGNPNAPMAGYVGGPPGAQRNLWSNQAPSGYGPAGYGGSAAYGPAASWNASAASGGSGAVPTGQSGTPGYVSQGYGYGAYGGSEGPYGTQGGYGSLGGRGSSGPGGSPAGNTGEQGAGSAYMSGSYGIPNANSGYPNAWRPDPSQAGPYGASQVNGAPGGPASYGGGYGGPHGRQVQQQ, translated from the exons ATGGATTCAGACGAGGGGAAGCTCTTCATTGGGGGGATCTCGTGGGAGACCACCGAGGACAAGCTCAAGGATCACTTCGGCAACTACGGCGAGGTTCTAGACGCCGTCATCATGAGGGACAAGGTCACAGGCCGGCCCAGGGGCTTCGGGTTCGTCGTCTTCGCGGATCCCGCCCTCCTCGATCGCGTTCTCCAGGACAACCACACCATCGATGGCCGCACC GTGGATGCTAAAAGGGCTCTTTCAAGAGAAGAACAGCAAATGTCTGCCAGATCTGGCAATACCACTTCTGGAAACCCCACTTCCGGAAGATCAGCTGGAGCAGGTGCCGGTGCAAACATAAGGACCAAAAAGATTTTTGTTGGAGGTTTGCCTCCCACCCTAACAGAGGATGGGTTTCGACAGTACTTCGAGTCCTTCGGCACTGTGACTGATGCAGTTGTGATGTATGACCAAAACACCCATCGCCCTCGAGGCTTTGGGTTCATCTCCTTTGATTCAGAAGATACTGTAGATAAAGTTCTTCAAAAGACTTTTCATGATTTGAATGGCAAGCCTGTGGAAGTGAAGCGTGCCCTTCCAAAAGATGCAAATCCAAACACTGGCAGTGGGCGATCAATGGGAGGTGGATCCCATCAATCTTATGGTGGTTCGAGTGGTAATGCTGGCTCTTATGATGGTAGACCGGATGCCAATAGGTACATGCAACCTCAAGCACCAGCTTACAGCTCCTCTGCCTATGGTGCACCTGGTTATGGCTATGGAACCGCAAACAGCGGAGTTGGTTATGCCGGTTATGGTGTTGGTGGCTATGGAAGTGCCGGTGCTGGGTACAGTGGACCTGCTGGGGCCTACGGAAATCCAAATGCTCCTATGGCTGGTTATGTAGGCGGTCCTCCAGGTGCTCAAAGGAACCTTTGGAGTAATCAGGCTCCAAGTGGTTATGGCCCTGCAGGCTATGGTGGAAGCGCGGCCTATGGTCCAGCCGCCTCATGGAATGCTTCAGCTGCCAGTGGAGGATCTGGTGCAGTGCCAACAGGTCAAAGTGGGACCCCTGGGTATGTGAGTCAGGGTTATGGTTATGGTGCATATGGAGGATCAGAAGGGCCTTATGGTACTCAAGGGGGCTATGGTTCTCTTGGCGGACGAGGCAGCAGTGGTCCAGGTGGTAGCCCTGCAGGCAATACAGGAGAACAAGGAGCAGGTTCTGCTTACATGAGTGGTAGTTATGGAATTCCTAACGCAAACTCGGGTTATCCAAATGCTTGGAGGCCAGACCCTTCACAAGCAGGGCCCTATGGAGCTTCTCAGGTGAATGGGGCCCCTGGTGGTCCAGCTAGTTATGGAGGTGGTTATGGTGGCCCTCACGGCAGGCAAGTCCAGCAGCAGTAA
- the LOC135595405 gene encoding protein PROTON GRADIENT REGULATION 5, chloroplastic-like — protein MAAPLSATGLSNSLHSTFHGSWATSFAGADRAMLARPAPASVRVSRPRRSLPKMGNVNEGKGLFAPLVVFTRNIIGRKRFNQLRGKAIALHSQVITEFCKTIGADGKQRQGLIRLAKKNGEKLGFLA, from the exons ATGGCTGCGCCCCTGTCAGCCACAGGGCTCAGTAACTCCCTGCACTCGACGTTCCATGGAAGCTGGGCCACCTCGTTTGCCGGGGCAGACCGGGCGATGCTGGCCAGGCCGGCCCCGGCGTCGGTTCGGGTCTCCAGGCCGCGCCGGTCTCTGCCTAAGATGGGAAACGTCAACGAAGGCAAAGGCCTCTTCGCGCCCTTGGTCGTTTTCACTCGCAACATCATCGGCAGGAAGCGGTTCAATCAGCTCAGAGGGAAGGCCATAGCTCTCCACTCCCAG GTGATCACAGAGTTCTGCAAGACTATAGGGGCTGATGGTAAGCAGAGACAAGGTTTGATCCGCTTGGCCAAAAAGAACGGAGAAAAGCTTGGGTTTCTCGCCTGA
- the LOC104000435 gene encoding uncharacterized protein LOC104000435, whose translation MEAVDGGSSDLGRPTTALMPFHLLEITIISAQGLYPATRSINTYASAWVDPKHKLYTRVDRAGHADPTWNDKFIFRVDDAFLRSDTACVDVHLHAARSRLSPLPDHLLGTVRVVLSSLSPAPGVRRFVALLVRRPVSLRPHGILNLSVAILEPHVRSMPLYFGLDSPAAFAYKDITVGRQAKANGRRWSSDDCSGWQLERNGSVSMESGVEEREREELETKLEMWKAEISPDHERDDRSNNSHGGHNRKRSGRLSFFSCAETVESE comes from the coding sequence ATGGAGGCAGTGGACGGTGGCAGCAGCGACCTCGGCCGGCCGACCACTGCCCTCATGCCCTTCCACCTCCTGGAGATCACCATCATCTCTGCCCAGGGCCTCTACCCCGCCACCCGGTCCATTAACACGTACGCCTCCGCTTGGGTCGACCCGAAGCACAAGCTCTACACCCGGGTGGACCGCGCCGGCCACGCCGACCCCACCTGGAACGACAAGTTCATCTTCCGCGTCGACGACGCGTTCCTCCGCTCCGACACGGCCTGCGTGGACGTCCACCTCCACGCCGCCCGTAGCCGCCTCAGCCCCCTCCCCGACCATCTCCTCGGCACCGTCCGCGTCGTCCTTAGCTCCCTCAGCCCCGCCCCTGGCGTCCGCCGCTTCGTCGCCCTCCTGGTCCGCCGCCCCGTTTCCCTCCGCCCCCACGGCATACTCAACCTCAGCGTCGCCATCCTCGAACCCCACGTGAGGAGCATGCCGCTCTACTTCGGCCTCGACTCTCCGGCGGCCTTCGCCTACAAGGATATCACCGTTGGAAGACAGGCGAAAGCCAACGGCCGAAGATGGTCCTCCGATGACTGCAGCGGATGGCAGCTGGAGAGGAACGGATCGGTGAGCATGGAGAGTGGGGTggaggagcgggagcgggaggagCTGGAGACCAAGCTAGAGATGTGGAAAGCCGAGATTTCGCCAGACCACGAGAGGGACGACCGGTCAAACAACAGCCATGGCGGGCATAACCGGAAGAGAAGTGGGAGGCTGTCGTTCTTCTCGTGCGCTGAGACAGTGGAGAGTGAATAG
- the LOC135595406 gene encoding glutathione gamma-glutamylcysteinyltransferase 1-like yields the protein MAAAGLYRRKLPSPPAIEFASPEGKRLFTEAYQSGTLEGFFKLISHFQTQSEPAYCGLATLAMVLNALAIDPGRKWKGPWRWYDESMLDCCEPLEKIKAEGITFGTVACLAQCAGAEVKAFRTNQSTIDDFRAHVIKCTSSEDCHLIVSYHRKPFNQTGTGHFSPIGGYNAESDMALILDVARFKYPPHWVPLALLWEAMDTIDKTTGRPRGFMLISIHQKVPSLLYTLSCRDERWVTMAKYLMDEVPILLKSEDLKSVPQVLFILLDSLPACAGYFIKWVLEVRRQEENGSSLSKEEKERLAAKEEILQQVHETELFKCVTDLLSSSNSNHKLEEKHLLSEIAANVCCQGAALLSELTSSSGICSRTCIKCFKVNDDKSTTVVSGTVVSGGNQHEVDMLVPVSKATTGCCCNSTLNNCTVMHPASTDVLTVLLLALPPTTWLDIKDKSLLSEIQCLVLTENLPDALQQEVLLLRRQLHYLKRCKDKEVDDDSTLCWFT from the exons ATGGCCGCCGCGGGTCTCTATCGACGAAAACTCCCTTCTCCGCCGGCGATCGAGTTCGCCTCCCCGGAAGGAAAG AGATTATTCACTGAAGCTTATCAAAGTGGGACACTGGAGGGGTTCTTCAAGTTAATTTCTCACTTCCAAACACAATCAGAGCCTGCATACTGCGGATTGGCCACTTTGGCTATGGTCTTGAATGCTCTGGCAATAGACCCGGGGAGAAAGTGGAAAG GTCCTTGGAGATGGTATGATGAGTCCATGTTGGACTGTTGTGAACCTTTGGAGAAAATTAAAGCTGAAGGTATCACATTCGGGACAGTTGCTTGCTTGGCTCAGTGTGCTGGAGCTGAGGTTAAAGCTTTTCGGACAAACCAAAGCACCATTGATGATTTTCGTGCTCATGTTATTAAGTGCACCTCCTCGGAAGATTGTCACTTGATAGTATCATATCACAGGAAACCTTTCAACCAG ACAGGAACTGGCCATTTTTCACCAATTGGTGGATATAATGCAGAAAGTGATATGGCACTTATTTTGGATGTAGCTCGTTTTAAATATCCTCCTCATTGGGTTCCACTTGCTCTTCTTTGGGAAGCCATGGATACGATTGATAAAACAACTGGGCGTCCTAGGGG GTTTATGCTTATTTCAATCCATCAGAAAGTGCCATCCTTGCTTTATACACTG AGCTGCAGAGATGAGAGATGGGTGACCATGGCAAAATACTTGATGGATGAAGTACCTATACTCTTGAAGTCTGAGGACCTAAAAAGTGTTCCCCAGGTTCTTTTTATTCTGTTGGACTCCTTACCTGCATGTGCTGGATATTTCATCAAATGGGTTTTAGAAGTTAGGCGACAAGAGGAAAATGGATCTAGCTTAAGTAAAGAGGAGAAAGAGCGGCTTGCTGCGAAG GAAGAGATACTGCAACAAGTTCATGAGACTGAGCTATTTAAATGTGTAACAGACTTGTTATCTTCTTCAAACTCAAATCACAAACTAGAAGAAAAGCATTTGTTATCAGAGATTGCAGCTAATGTCTGTTGTCAAGGAGCAGCACTATTATCAGAACTAACATCTAGTTCAGGAATTTGCAGCAGAACATGTATTAAATGCTTCAAAGTTAATGATGACAAATCTACAACTGTTGTCTCTGGGACAGTAGTTTCAGGTGGCAATCAACATGAGGTTGATATGCTAGTACCTGTGTCAAAAGCAACAACAGGGTGCTGTTGCAATTCCACACTGAATAATTGCACTGTGATGCACCCTGCAAGCACTGATGTTTTAACTGTTCTATTGTTGGCTTTACCTCCGACTACCTGGTTGGATATTAAAGATAAGAGCTTGTTGTCTGAAATTCAATGCCTTGTTTTAACAGAAAATCTTCCTGATGCTCTTCAACAAGAG GTTTTACTCTTACGGAGACAACTTCATTATCTGAAAAGGTGCAAAGACAAGGAAGTAGATGATGATTCTACATTGTGTTGGTTCACTTGA
- the LOC104000566 gene encoding uncharacterized protein LOC104000566 isoform X1 — protein sequence MEKDSSFPGGYETNLLEQFEVILEEDKLIDEIGFLHPSQFASLDEDSSSSSPTLATSVRLADGNIETSITESNTVQYDKTTFWNRDHKLAISTHVLCHLCVAARHVYMDVSRRYKASINLSLNSGAFCSVTSGANLDHLLENEILKHTKALLILSFNFASAWNCRRLVLSRKLEISLFLEELRFSTLILAYAPKCDYAWSQRRWVIKILGEKCQNLQDIIREESDLVEKIAEKSKMNYRAWTHRCWLISYMKRVQVLGELDKSKKWAELHVADNCCFNYRRQLMLNLLEGNHLKHGEASTDCKFDVCFIWKEELQWNELLLTRYIGREALWIHRRFLSQCWIKHFTTNEGAVILDPDDNLISSKIKKFLAKELQLVKSCLNISPDEFDDTQDQARYGASYLLWILKFFLPQQSKHEEIIKGVKDLKPILLKTCSGKNTCWESLLN from the exons ATGGAGAAGGATTCAAGCTTTCCAGGAGGATACGAGACGAATCTACTAGAGCAATTCGAAGTTATTTTGGAAGAAGATAAGCTTAT TGACGAAATAGGCTTTTTGCACCCATCCCAGTTTGCATCTCTTGATGAGGATTCAAGCAGTTCCTCTCCCACACTCGCAACTTCAGTTCGGTTAGCTGATGGTAACATTGAGACGAGTATTACAGAGTCAAATACAGTCCAATATGACAAGACAACCTTTTGGAATAGAGATCATAAGTTGGCAATCTCCACACATGTGCTCTGTCATTTATGTGTTGCTGCTCGGCATGTGTATATGGATGTATCCAGAAGATATAAAGCCTCTATCAACTTATCTCTGAACAGCGGTGCTTTCTGTAGTGTAACTTCTGGAGCAAACTTAGATCATCTTCTGGAAAATGAGATACTAAAACACACTAAGGCCTTATTGATTTTAAGTTTCAACTTTGCCAGTGCTTGGAATTGCAG GAGATTAGTGCTTTCTAGGAAACTTGAGATTTCACTATTTTTGGAGGAGCTCCGATTCTCCACACTTATTCTTGCATATGCGCCAAAATGTGATTATGCCTGGAGTCAAAG GAGATGGGTTATTAAGATACTGGGAGAGAAGTGTCAGAACTTACAAGATATTATTAGGGAGGAATCTGATCTTGTGGAGAAAATAGCAGAG AAATCAAAGATGAATTATCGTGCATGGACCCACCGTTGTTGGCTTATATCTTACATGAAAAGAGTTCAG GTGCTTGGTGAGTTGGACAAATCAAAAAAATGGGCAGAGCTGCATGTTGCTGATAATTGCTGTTTCAACTATCGTAGA CAATTGATGCTTAACTTGCTAGAGGGCAATCATTTGAAACATGGTGAAGCTTCCACCGATTGCAAGTTTGATGTTTGTTTTATTTGGAAG GAAGAGCTCCAATGGAATGAGTTGCTCTTAACTCGCTATATTGGAAGAGAG GCCTTATGGATCCATCGCCGGTTCCTCTCTCAATGTTGGATAAAACACTTCACGACCAACGAAGGAGCAGTCATCCTGGATCCTGATGACAATCTTATTAGctccaaaatcaaaaaatttcttGCTAAAGAGCTACAGCTTGTAAAGTCCTGCCTGAACATCTCGCCCGATGAATTCGATGATACACAAGATCAAGCACGATATGGCGCTTCATATTTACTGTGGATTTTGAAG TTCTTCCTGCCTCAACAATCCAAGCATGAAGAGATCATCAAGGGAGTCAAAGATCTGAAACCCATTCTGCTGAAGACTTGCTCAGGAAAAAATACATGTTGGGAAAGTCTACTAAATTGA
- the LOC104000566 gene encoding uncharacterized protein LOC104000566 isoform X2, with the protein MEKDSSFPGGYETNLLEQFEVILEEDKLIDEIGFLHPSQFASLDEDSSSSSPTLATSVRLADGNIETSITESNTVQYDKTTFWNRDHKLAISTHVLCHLCVAARHVYMDVSRRYKASINLSLNSGAFCSVTSGANLDHLLENEILKHTKALLILSFNFASAWNCRRLVLSRKLEISLFLEELRFSTLILAYAPKCDYAWSQRRWVIKILGEKCQNLQDIIREESDLVEKIAEKSKMNYRAWTHRCWLISYMKRVQVLGELDKSKKWAELHVADNCCFNYRRQLMLNLLEGNHLKHGEASTDCKFDVCFIWKALWIHRRFLSQCWIKHFTTNEGAVILDPDDNLISSKIKKFLAKELQLVKSCLNISPDEFDDTQDQARYGASYLLWILKFFLPQQSKHEEIIKGVKDLKPILLKTCSGKNTCWESLLN; encoded by the exons ATGGAGAAGGATTCAAGCTTTCCAGGAGGATACGAGACGAATCTACTAGAGCAATTCGAAGTTATTTTGGAAGAAGATAAGCTTAT TGACGAAATAGGCTTTTTGCACCCATCCCAGTTTGCATCTCTTGATGAGGATTCAAGCAGTTCCTCTCCCACACTCGCAACTTCAGTTCGGTTAGCTGATGGTAACATTGAGACGAGTATTACAGAGTCAAATACAGTCCAATATGACAAGACAACCTTTTGGAATAGAGATCATAAGTTGGCAATCTCCACACATGTGCTCTGTCATTTATGTGTTGCTGCTCGGCATGTGTATATGGATGTATCCAGAAGATATAAAGCCTCTATCAACTTATCTCTGAACAGCGGTGCTTTCTGTAGTGTAACTTCTGGAGCAAACTTAGATCATCTTCTGGAAAATGAGATACTAAAACACACTAAGGCCTTATTGATTTTAAGTTTCAACTTTGCCAGTGCTTGGAATTGCAG GAGATTAGTGCTTTCTAGGAAACTTGAGATTTCACTATTTTTGGAGGAGCTCCGATTCTCCACACTTATTCTTGCATATGCGCCAAAATGTGATTATGCCTGGAGTCAAAG GAGATGGGTTATTAAGATACTGGGAGAGAAGTGTCAGAACTTACAAGATATTATTAGGGAGGAATCTGATCTTGTGGAGAAAATAGCAGAG AAATCAAAGATGAATTATCGTGCATGGACCCACCGTTGTTGGCTTATATCTTACATGAAAAGAGTTCAG GTGCTTGGTGAGTTGGACAAATCAAAAAAATGGGCAGAGCTGCATGTTGCTGATAATTGCTGTTTCAACTATCGTAGA CAATTGATGCTTAACTTGCTAGAGGGCAATCATTTGAAACATGGTGAAGCTTCCACCGATTGCAAGTTTGATGTTTGTTTTATTTGGAAG GCCTTATGGATCCATCGCCGGTTCCTCTCTCAATGTTGGATAAAACACTTCACGACCAACGAAGGAGCAGTCATCCTGGATCCTGATGACAATCTTATTAGctccaaaatcaaaaaatttcttGCTAAAGAGCTACAGCTTGTAAAGTCCTGCCTGAACATCTCGCCCGATGAATTCGATGATACACAAGATCAAGCACGATATGGCGCTTCATATTTACTGTGGATTTTGAAG TTCTTCCTGCCTCAACAATCCAAGCATGAAGAGATCATCAAGGGAGTCAAAGATCTGAAACCCATTCTGCTGAAGACTTGCTCAGGAAAAAATACATGTTGGGAAAGTCTACTAAATTGA
- the LOC108951573 gene encoding pentatricopeptide repeat-containing protein At3g04760, chloroplastic-like, with product MFLIRNSLYPPPPTLELLPLSVSSVMLTDATMNALHEVFLHQCLPSSTPRMNPVAPHAIAYGCRNPGVPSPQRHQVARASSGTQASRPQIPDSGESHYVKLLNRSCKAGKFSESLYFLEYMVGKGYKPDVILCTKLIKGLFGSRKLDKAVRVLDILEAHGEPDVFAYNALISGFCKANRIEAAIEVLGRMKSRGCPPDIVTYNILIGSLCSRGKLDLALEALDRLLDDKCQPTVITFTILIEAALLQGGIGDAMKLLDEMVSQGLRPDNYTYNAIIRGMCKEGMVDAAHEFLKSLPSRGCDPDVISYNILLRGLLSRKRWEDAEKLIGEMLERGLKPNNVTYSVLINSLCHEGKVERAKQLLKDMIRRGLKPDAYSYDPLISAYCKDGKLDLAIEFMNYMISNGCLPDIVNYNTILSALCKSGNPYQALEVLDMLAETGCSPNVSTYNVIIGGLWNSGNRSRALEMVSEMINKGVDPDEVTYNVLISCLCRDGMVNEAIGLMRDMESSGFQPMVITYNTVLLGLCKVHRIDMAINILAEMMDKGCRTNETTYIILVEGIAYAGHKAEAMELAKDLAMRDVFSEDSLKRLNQNFPILDLFKEIPQPVD from the coding sequence atgttccttatccgGAACTCTTTATATCCTCCACCTCCAACGCTTGAACTGCTGCCCCTCTCGGTGAGCTCAGTCATGCTCACAGATGCCACGATGAACGCTCTGCATGAAGTCTTCCTCCACCAGTGCCTGCCTTCATCCACCCCCCGCATGAATCCCGTCGCCCCCCATGCCATCGCCTACGGATGCCGGAATCCAGGTGTCCCGTCGCCACAGCGCCACCAGGTCGCGAGGGCTTCTTCAGGAACCCAAGCCTCCCGACCTCAAATCCCAGATTCCGGGGAGTCCCACTACGTGAAGCTCCTCAACAGGTCCTGCAAAGCTGGAAAGTTCAGCGAGTCGCTCTACTTCCTCGAGTACATGGTGGGCAAAGGGTACAAGCCCGACGTGATCCTCTGCACCAAGCTCATCAAGGGATTGTTTGGTTCGAGGAAGCTCGACAAGGCGGTCAGGGTGTTGGACATCCTGGAAGCCCACGGCGAGCCCGACGTCTTTGCCTACAATGCCCTAATCAGCGGCTTTTGCAAGGCCAACCGCATCGAGGCGGCCATCGAGGTACTCGGCCGGATGAAGAGCCGGGGCTGCCCGCCTGATATCGTGACGTACAACATCCTCATCGGCAGTCTTTGCAGCAGGGGGAAGCTGGATCTGGCGTTGGAGGCTCTGGACCGGCTATTGGACGACAAGTGCCAGCCGACGGTGATCACGTTCACGATTCTGATAGAGGCGGCGTTGCTGCAAGGTGGAATCGGCGACGCGATGAAGCTTTTGGACGAGATGGTGTCGCAGGGGCTTCGACCTGACAACTACACGTACAATGCCATCATTCGCGGGATGTGCAAGGAAGGGATGGTGGACGCTGCCCATGAGTTCCTGAAGAGCCTGCCGTCGAGAGGTTGCGACCCGGACGTGATTTCGTACAACATCTTGCTTCGTGGGTTGTTGAGTCGAAAGAGATGGGAGGACGCAGAGAAGTTGATCGGTGAAATGCTTGAAAGAGGTCTGAAACCCAACAATGTCACCTACAGTGTTTTGATCAATTCTCTGTGTCATGAAGGCAAGGTTGAGAGAGCAAAGCAATTGCTCAAGGACATGATCAGAAGGGGACTGAAGCCTGACGCTTATAGCTATGACCCGTTGATCTCTGCTTATTGCAAGGATGGTAAATTGGATCTGGCTATAGAGTTCATGAACTATATGATCTCTAATGGTTGTCTACCAGATATAGTGAACTACAACACGATCCTGTCGGCTCTCTGCAAGAGCGGAAATCCATATCAGGCTTTGGAAGTTCTGGACATGCTTGCTGAGACAGGCTGTTCCCCAAATGTTAGCACATATAATGTGATCATAGGAGGGCTTTGGAACAGCGGGAACCGTTCGAGGGCTCTCGAGATGGTCTCGGAAATGATCAATAAGGGAGTTGACCCTGATGAGGTTACATACAATGTCCTGATTTCGTGTTTGTGTAGGGATGGGATGGTAAATGAGGCCATTGGTCTGATGAGGGATATGGAGAGTAGTGGTTTCCAGCCAATGGTTATCACATACAATACGGTTCTCCTCGGATTGTGCAAGGTTCACAGGATTGATATGGCAATTAATATACTTGCGGAGATGATGGACAAAGGATGTCGAACCAATGAAACTACCTATATTATTCTGGTTGAAGGTATTGCTTATGCTGGCCATAAAGCTGAGGCCATGGAATTGGCTAAAGATCTGGCCATGAGAGATGTCTTCTCCGAAGATTCTTTGAAACGGTTGAATCAAAATTTTCCCATTCTCGATCTTTTCAAAGAGATCCCCCAACCGGTTGATTAG
- the LOC135594750 gene encoding uncharacterized protein LOC135594750: SPDVWSQLTCCWSHPPSRVIHTLSYLPSRNIFHNPGLLFQIFLPLLHNKRRGLIRERRRAASNLPADAITLVDLVHSAREGDEEDGGSVGALDGDAPGAPHGRESARRRSILEERHLPHARHPRLLLHHRLRHPYLITTTIAELLPFLLLSSDLSNGSIQ; the protein is encoded by the exons TCGCCGGACGTCTGGTCGCAGCTCACCTGTTGCTGGAGTCATCCACCTTCCAGAGTTATACACACTCTCTCCTACCTTCCATCCAGGAACATCTTTCATAATCCTGGCCTCCTCTTCCAAATATTTCTTCCACTCCTTCACAA CAAAAGAAGAGGACTAATTAGGGAACGTCGGAGGGCGGCAAGCAACCTACCGGCGGATGCGATTACCCTGGTCGACCTGGTACATTCCGCAAGAGAAGGCGACGAGGAAGATGGCGGCAGCGTTGGAGCCCTTGATGGGGATGCGCCGGGCGCACCTCACGGGCGGGAATCCGCCCGGCGGCGGTCCATCCTGGAGGAGCGGCATCTCCCTCACGCTCGTCATCCCCGGCTTCTTCTACACCACCGCCTCCGTCATCCTTACCTGATCACCACGACGATCGCCGAGCTCCTtcctttcctcctcctctcctccgatCTATCGAACGGATCGATCCAATAG